The Nitrospirae bacterium CG2_30_53_67 genome contains the following window.
GGAAGCGGTTATTGCTCCAAAATAGAAAGTAGCCGATGGTGAAATATGATCCCAGAGCCAACCGCCGATAAGGCTGGCGGGGAGCATGGCAAGGCCGACGGCAGTGGTATAGACACCGAAGGCCGTTGCCTTGAAGTCCGTCGGGATGATCGTGGCGAGAAACGCCTTCTGAATCCCCTCGGTCAATCCCATAAAGAGACCATAGAACCCGAACAGTATCCAGATGGCTTTTGTGCTCGATGCGGCTGCAAAGCCATAATAGAGTATAGTAAAGAGCACGAACCCCAGGAGGATGATCCTCTTTCTGCCGAACCGGTCTGCTGCCATCCCTGCAGGAACGGCTGAGAGCGAATACACGAGATTGAAGATCAGATAGACCACGGGAATCGTGACTGCCGGGATCCCGACCTGCTCCGCCCGAAGGATCAGGAAAACATCGCTTGAGTTGCCGACGGCGAAGAGGGCGGCAATGATGACAAAAAACTTGAACTTCCAGTCGAAATGCTTGAGCGTCAGCTTCGGCCTCTCCGACTGCGCAGCAGCGGTTTTTTTCTTTTCCGTGATGAAAAAGATGATGATCAGCACGGCAACGGTTCCCGGTATCATTGAGAGCCAGAAGACCTTGCGATAATCATTCGAAAAGATACCGAGAAAGAAAAAAGCCAGCGCAGGCCCGACAACAGCGCCCATGGTGTCCATGCAGCGGTGAAAGCCGAATGCCCGCCCGAGGCGCGACTTTTCCGTGGACTCGGCGATGATGGCGTCGCGCGGCGCGGTACGGATCCCCTTGCCGAACCGGTCCATGAATCTCGATCCCATCACCTGATGCCATCCCGTTGCCGGCGCAATGATCGGCCTGCTGAGTGTGGAGATGCCGTACCCGGCAGCCATGAGCCATTTGCGGTTCCCGATCCGGTCCGAGAACCAGCCGGAAAAAACCCTGAGCAGACTGGCGGTGGATTCTGCAACCCCTTCGATCAGACCGATCACCGATTTATTCACTCCCAGGACGTTTGACAGAAAAAGCGGAATAAGCGGATAGATCATCTCGGAGCTTAAGTCCATGAAAAAACTCACCAGCCCGGCGAAGAAAACATTCTTTCCGAAGCCGAAAAACATTTTGTCTTTTTTCATTAAAACCTCAATGTCGCCTTCAGTCTCATTGGATTCAGCAACAGGTCAAGGCCGTCTGCAATCGAGGTGACCAAGATATCAGCCGCTTTGACAGCATCAGCGGCACAGCCTTCATTCAGGCAAACAACAACACCTATCTTGGCGGTTTTAAGCATCAGCCGGTCATTGTTCCCGTTGCCGAAGGCAATCAAACTCTCGGCGCCGAGATCGGCTATATAGTGTTCTTTTTGAACATCGTGATTGTCACCTGTCAGAATATGGATCGTGCAGTGGATGTCTTTGAGTTCGGCCTTTGCCTTGCCGAAGGTGTCTGCGGTCAGAATATGTATCTTTAAGAATTCCGATATTCTATTCATCCGCTCCTTGACGCCGGGGGAAAGTTTCCCGTCAACGGAAAGAGTCCCTGTAAAATCAGAAACTAAATACTCCAAACGAACATGACCGAAACCAGGGATATCAAGTTCAAACACAATAAACCTCCTTTTGATTTTAAAACCGCTTTCAAATTATGATACGTCTCGGCAGCCATTCTGAGAGCCTCTCTGAATGTTTTTGCGCCGGTTGGTGAGATCATGAACTCCTGAATATCAACATTATTATCAGCATGTTTTCCTCCATTGAGGATATTAAAAAAAGGGATCGGTAACCGCCTTGCGTCATCTCCTCCGAGATATTTAAAAACAGATAATCCTTTATCCTGAGCCGCTGCCTTTGCTGCGGCAATGGAAACACCCAATATCGCATTGGCGCCCAGCCTGCCTTTGTTCTCTGTACCGTCAATCTTGATCATAAGGGAATCTATCTCTTTCTGTTCTGAGGGATTTCTACCGATTATTTCCGGAGCGATAATTTCGTTGACATTATTTACTGCATTTAAGACGCCCTTGCCGAGATAACGGCTCTTGTCTCCGTCTCTCAATTCAACCGCCTCCTTACTTCCCGTTGAGGCACCGGAGGGAACGGCGGCCCTTCCCAGAATGCCGTTATTTAGGACCACGTCCACCTCGACGGTCGGATTACCCCTTGAGTCCAGTATCTCTCTTGCGAATACCTTTTTGATCTTCGACATACCTTATCTCCTTCTTAATCATTATTATTGAAATCTTCATCATGCAATCTCCTCAATCCTGGAGTAGAGCGTCGTCAGGAACCCGTTGATCTTCGGCGTTATGTGTTCGAGATGGTCGCGTGTTTCGGCAACAAAGCAGTCGTGTCTGCCTCTTTAAGTTTGTACCCATGTTCCGGATGGGCACGGGCCATATTCTCATTCCGCTCGCCGCTTCTCAGTGCTTCTTTCAGCAGTCTTGAAAGAGGCGGCCTGTTTGCATAGCGCTGGGAATGTGGAATCTCTTTTGGGCGGGCCTGGGTTTGCCGCTGAACGGACTTAGAACTCTAAACTATGACCCCAAATGATGCGGATCCGGATGCCGGCCGGAACGATCCAGTATCCGGAGCGCCCGTTCTTTCAAGGCATACAGATGATCCAGATCCGTCCGGATCTCAGTCTCACGTTTAGCCGCTTCTTCCTTGCCCTTTTCTTTGCGGGCGATCCCCCGCTGAACCGCATTCCGAATCTCTTGGATCGTCTCGTCAATCTTGGCGAACATCACCCAGCGGACCTCCAGTTTGCTCTTCTGAAGTCTTTCCACAAAGTCCCAGCGGATCCGGCCCGATTGCTGCTCGATCATGGCGGCGAGATAACGCCTCATGCTTCTCGCGATGATGGGATGGCTCAGGAAGCGGGGCATCATGGTGGTCAGCGCATTTCCAAGGATTTCCACCATGATCGGTTCATCCTTGAAGATGAAATAGAAAGAGGATTTCATGGTCCACAGGGATTCCGCATCAAAGGTCTCAAAACCCACGGAAAAAAGATCGGAGGCATAGTGCAGAAGAGCATCTATGATCTCATTGATCCTGGTCACGAACCGTTCGCATCCCTTCTCAAACGCCATGGAGATCTTGGTGTCTTCGTTCTTCCGGAATACCGTGTCATACTCCTTGACCTGGTGGACAACAAATTCTTCAAGGGCCTTTCTCAGCTTTCCGGGTGAAAGGCTTCTGTTTCGGGCGTAGAAATCCTCGAAGGCGGGACCGAGGCCTTGGGCCAGATCTTTCTTGGCCGCATTCAGGTCCGGGTCCAGGATCTTTTCAATGATCCGCTTGGTCTCTCCTTCGAGGAGAATCTCAAAATCATTCTTGTCGGCCTCGATCTCCCTTTGTTTTTCTTCAAAGGTGTCCAGTTTTTTCTGGATCAATTCCAGGGGGGTATTCATGGACTTGTATTCCAGTTCCGCCCTGAGGATGGCCTCGGAGAGGACCTTAAGAAGATTTTTAGCGGCCGAACGGATCAGGATCCCTCCCTTCTCTTCCACAAGGAACCTGTGCAGCCTCTCTTCGAATACCGTGAGACGGCTCGCTTCGAGGGCCGCCGGGTCCCGGTTCAATTTCCCCTCCAGTCCGAGCCTGGCGGAGAGGGGATAGACCTCGATGGTTTCGTATCCCGCCTCATCCTGGAGGACTCTTCCCGTAAAGGCAAGAGACTCCTTGAGATCTTCGGGTGTGAGGTAATCGGCCTTGTTCTGGATGAAGAATATCCGGTCCGAGTACTGCTTGACATCCTTGAGAAAATCCAGTTCGGCCTTGCTCAGCGGCTGGTCCACCGAAATCAGGAAGACCGCCGCATCGGAGCGCGGGAGATATTCATAGGCTACGTCCGTATTGTGCTGGTACACGGAACCGACCCCCGGCGTGTCGATGAGCCGCACACCCTCCCGAAGATACGGCGACGGATACTGGATGCTCACCTCGGCCACATCCCGCTTATTCCTGGGGTTGCCGCTCTCGGTCACGTAGAGGGGAAGCTCCTCCAGCGGGATTTCCTTGTTCTCTCCATTGTTCAGGAAGACCTTGATCGTCACGGAGTCCCCGTATTCAATCACGGTCACAATGGAGGTCAGCGGGACCACGGCCGTGGGAAGCAGGTCGGCGCCGAGGAGGGCATTGATGAAGGTGGTCTTGCCGCGCTTGAACTGCCCGACCACAACGAGATTGAAACGGTTCTCCATGAGTTTTCGGCGCAGGTCGCTGCATGGACACTCGGGAACCGCTTCCACTGTGGAGACCTCGTCAATAGTCCGGATCATTTCGTCACGGAGTCCGGCAAAATCTTCGTTCATGGTTGATCTCCTTCAGACCGCCTCTATTTCACGATCATTACCGTGCAGGGAGAATAGGTCGAGACTCTTTTCGAGACTGAACCAAGAAGCCAGCTCTTTATCTTGGATTTACCCCGCTGTCCCACGATCACCATATCACAATTCTTTTCTTTCGCATATCTCACGATTTGATCGGCAGGATGTCCTACAACAACTTCCGTCTTGATTTCAAGATTCCTCTCTTTTGCTTTTTCCCTGAGCTTTTCGAAAAGTCCCTCATAATGCTGCGTCGCGCTGTCAATGATCGCATCCACCTCGACGATGTCGGCAGGCTCCGGAGGCTGTGCGACTGAAAGCACGGTGATCTCAGGGGCGGCGACAGGGCAGAGTTTCGACATATTAAGGGCAAACTCAAACGCTTTATAGGATTGAGGTGAACCGTCAAATGCAATGAGTATTTTCTTAAACATGATGACCTCCTTTTTATTCAGGGCTGCCGCCCGGTGAAATTTCCAAAGATCCATCCGGCGCTTCCTCGGGTCTCCCTTCCGGCAGCAGATATTTTGGAATAAAGAATGCGTTTGCGATCAGTGTCGGCACTACGGCGCTCCCGATAACAACCACAACGAGAAGTGAATACTGGGATTGATCTATGATCCCATGGTTCAGACCGAAAAGGGCGGAAATGGAGCCGAAGGTCAAGCCGGTGGACATGAGAAGCGTGGTGTAAATCCCTTCCTTTTGCGCATATCTATAAAATCTTGTTGCAGGGTAAACTCCTATGACCTTGGTGACCATCTTTGTCATGAAGAGAACGAGAAGCGCCATTGGAGCTGCAAAAACAGCCGGGACAGATACATAGGAACCTGCCCTGATAAAGTAAAAAGGGGTAAGAAGACCAAAGGTCAGCGTTCGTAATCTCCGGATAAGAACATGATCTTTGCCGACCGTTCCTGCAAGCGCCATCCCTACGACATAGGCCGGCAGCACGGCTTCACTGTCCGACCATACGGCCAGCGAGCCGAGCCCGAACAGTATGAGAAGGAGATACTTGGCTTCAGGCTCAGACGGCCTCCCCCCGTATTTTTTGAAAAACCTCGGGGTGAGGTAGGGAAGGGCGACAAAGGCAGTGATGCTGACGGCAGCAAAGATTAACGTCCTGCCTGTAAAGGGCGCAAATATCAGGCCGAGCGATATGACCGTGCCGAGATCGGTGATAAAGCATGCAGCCAGGACCGTTTTCCCGAACTCCGTCTTGTTCAGCCCCAGTTCGAGCATGACCGCATAAACCACTGCTACCGATGTCGTGGAGAGCGCAACCCCGGCAAGCCAGCTCGCCCTGACCGTCCAGTTCAGCAGATAATAGGCAACAGCGGCACATCCGAGGAAAGGGGCAAAGAATGAGACAAGGCCTATTGCGGTTGCCTCTTTCCATTTTGCTTTGAACACCGCCGGGTCCAGCTCAGCGCCTGCAAGAAAGGTCAATACGATAGCGCCTGTTCCCGATAAGAACTTGATCCACGGCAAATCGGCGCCAAGCGTCGTTCCAATAAGAGCCGCTATGACTAATTGTGCGACCGTGCCGACAAGGATTTCAGAAAGAGCGGTTGCAATTCGAAACCAGATGGAAAGTAAAGTGGCGATCAAGGCAAGTCCTATCCATAGCGCCGCCATTCCCCAGACTTCATGCATGGGATCTCTCCTTTCAGGGCATAAAAAAATCCTACCCTTCGCTCTAAAGAGTAGGAGTCATCAGCTTCGTTTGGGGAAGCAGTCAACGGCGAACTCCATCGCCGACTTTTTTTAAACATATCAAAACAAAAGATGTCCTGTCAATAAAAATCAAATCCCTTCCCGGCTGGTCTAAAATGGGATATCGCAATAACCGTTTCACCCGCGTTTGTATCCGAATTTCCGAAGAAGGTCCAGGCGGGAGGCCTTGTCTTTCTCCTGCTCCACCCCTTT
Protein-coding sequences here:
- a CDS encoding MFS transporter: MFFGFGKNVFFAGLVSFFMDLSSEMIYPLIPLFLSNVLGVNKSVIGLIEGVAESTASLLRVFSGWFSDRIGNRKWLMAAGYGISTLSRPIIAPATGWHQVMGSRFMDRFGKGIRTAPRDAIIAESTEKSRLGRAFGFHRCMDTMGAVVGPALAFFFLGIFSNDYRKVFWLSMIPGTVAVLIIIFFITEKKKTAAAQSERPKLTLKHFDWKFKFFVIIAALFAVGNSSDVFLILRAEQVGIPAVTIPVVYLIFNLVYSLSAVPAGMAADRFGRKRIILLGFVLFTILYYGFAAASSTKAIWILFGFYGLFMGLTEGIQKAFLATIIPTDFKATAFGVYTTAVGLAMLPASLIGGWLWDHISPSATFYFGAITASLSAILFVIFIVFVNKETEKKVDCILR
- a CDS encoding potassium transporter Kef; translated protein: MHEVWGMAALWIGLALIATLLSIWFRIATALSEILVGTVAQLVIAALIGTTLGADLPWIKFLSGTGAIVLTFLAGAELDPAVFKAKWKEATAIGLVSFFAPFLGCAAVAYYLLNWTVRASWLAGVALSTTSVAVVYAVMLELGLNKTEFGKTVLAACFITDLGTVISLGLIFAPFTGRTLIFAAVSITAFVALPYLTPRFFKKYGGRPSEPEAKYLLLILFGLGSLAVWSDSEAVLPAYVVGMALAGTVGKDHVLIRRLRTLTFGLLTPFYFIRAGSYVSVPAVFAAPMALLVLFMTKMVTKVIGVYPATRFYRYAQKEGIYTTLLMSTGLTFGSISALFGLNHGIIDQSQYSLLVVVVIGSAVVPTLIANAFFIPKYLLPEGRPEEAPDGSLEISPGGSPE
- a CDS encoding ATPase P; this encodes MFELDIPGFGHVRLEYLVSDFTGTLSVDGKLSPGVKERMNRISEFLKIHILTADTFGKAKAELKDIHCTIHILTGDNHDVQKEHYIADLGAESLIAFGNGNNDRLMLKTAKIGVVVCLNEGCAADAVKAADILVTSIADGLDLLLNPMRLKATLRF